A region from the Mucilaginibacter sp. CSA2-8R genome encodes:
- a CDS encoding APC family permease has protein sequence MMSENKANLHQLNELQATAISGNDISSSCLYVSALTITYAGQYAWISLLVVALVLFLFRKIYGEVVGALPLNGGAYNVLLNTASKRTASFAACLTILSYMATAVISAYEAMFYFRDIVQDLPLLPATILILVIFMMLTIIGIGESAYVAVIIFIGHIATLSLLVLMACWYLFKNGTEALVLNWHLPVATGGIYTALFLGFSAAMLGISGFESSANFVEEQQPGVFPKTLRNMWGLVSFFNPVIALLALAVLPMAEISGHQESLLSFMGERVGGGWLSYVIVIDAVLVLSGAVLTSYVGVTGLAERITLDRILPNFFLAKNRRGVNYRIVIGFFLLCVSILLVTRGDLASLAGVYTFSFLLVMALFGIGNLLLKVKRTKLPRPERASFFSVILAVGFILAAFLGNMRLNLPSFYVFVKYLFPAALIILLMLNRAQIARWLIYAVNNTGGRLKQWIKKYVRPYRILVRLNAQELVFFTRGDNIAALNRVMIYVEENEATKRIKIVHVANAQSNNLHLKRDVEVLDRAYPDIDIDFVEIEGTFGPELIDELSHQWNIPKNFMFIGAPGNKFPYHVSELGGVRLIM, from the coding sequence ATGATGAGTGAAAACAAAGCTAACCTGCACCAATTAAATGAACTTCAGGCTACGGCCATATCCGGCAACGATATCAGCTCCTCCTGCTTATATGTATCGGCCCTGACCATTACTTATGCTGGTCAATATGCCTGGATATCATTATTAGTGGTTGCACTGGTGCTCTTTCTTTTCCGCAAAATTTATGGGGAGGTAGTTGGTGCCCTGCCATTGAACGGCGGCGCTTATAACGTGCTGCTGAATACCGCTTCTAAGCGAACGGCGTCTTTCGCCGCATGCCTGACTATTTTGTCCTACATGGCCACCGCTGTCATTTCTGCCTATGAGGCGATGTTCTATTTTCGTGATATTGTACAGGATCTGCCGCTGCTGCCCGCAACTATTCTGATTCTGGTCATCTTTATGATGCTGACCATCATTGGCATCGGAGAGTCCGCTTATGTGGCAGTAATCATCTTCATCGGGCATATCGCTACCCTGTCATTACTCGTGCTCATGGCTTGTTGGTATTTATTCAAAAATGGAACGGAAGCATTAGTGCTGAACTGGCATCTTCCAGTCGCTACAGGAGGTATCTATACGGCCTTGTTCCTCGGTTTTTCCGCAGCTATGCTGGGTATTTCCGGTTTTGAAAGCTCTGCCAACTTTGTGGAGGAACAACAGCCTGGGGTGTTTCCAAAAACGTTGCGCAATATGTGGGGGCTGGTCAGTTTTTTTAATCCGGTCATTGCACTGCTGGCGCTCGCCGTACTTCCAATGGCCGAAATCAGCGGGCATCAGGAATCACTGCTGTCATTTATGGGCGAGAGAGTCGGCGGCGGCTGGCTAAGCTATGTCATTGTAATTGATGCTGTACTGGTACTGAGTGGTGCCGTACTGACGTCTTATGTCGGCGTGACGGGCTTGGCAGAGCGGATCACGTTGGATCGGATACTGCCCAATTTTTTTCTGGCTAAAAATCGCAGGGGCGTCAATTACCGGATTGTAATCGGATTTTTTTTGCTGTGCGTATCTATATTGCTGGTAACGCGCGGCGATCTGGCTAGCCTGGCGGGCGTATATACCTTTTCCTTTTTGCTGGTCATGGCGTTATTTGGTATCGGCAATCTGTTGCTTAAGGTCAAGCGTACCAAACTGCCTCGCCCCGAGCGGGCATCCTTTTTTTCGGTAATTTTGGCTGTTGGATTCATTCTGGCTGCTTTTTTAGGGAATATGCGGCTCAATCTTCCGTCTTTCTATGTTTTTGTTAAATACCTTTTCCCTGCCGCCCTAATCATTCTGTTGATGCTGAACCGTGCCCAAATCGCCCGTTGGCTCATTTATGCGGTAAATAACACCGGAGGACGGTTAAAACAATGGATTAAAAAATACGTCCGCCCGTACCGGATTCTCGTCAGGCTGAATGCTCAGGAACTGGTATTTTTTACTCGTGGCGACAACATTGCGGCGTTAAACCGGGTGATGATCTATGTGGAAGAGAACGAAGCCACCAAGCGAATCAAAATTGTGCATGTCGCTAATGCGCAAAGTAATAATCTGCATTTAAAAAGGGATGTGGAAGTGCTGGACCGCGCGTATCCGGATATCGATATTGATTTTGTAGAAATCGAAGGCACCTTCGGACCGGAGCTTATCGATGAACTATCCCATCAATGGAACATCCCTAAAAACTTCATGTTCATTGGTGCTCCCGGTAACAAATTTCCTTACCATGTTTCAGAACTTGGTGGTGTAAGACTAATCATGTAA
- a CDS encoding HEPN domain-containing protein, translating to MLLYVWEEHVRMMEAMFLLWHEHRNIIYRYKPVAAEQLAEERSTWDYFPINLDENWLANPYLIVQKFFEKYYLAVYRDYLYEWLHMALTRTENRDPDLDAEEVITVYENMLELHAAAWIICQRNSDRPHLKRKKADTPVPLEIPEPVTSEPLEHLNIAEQMREVSENKCKLFIPLYSKPSSACALGLKKVKEDILTKYPTVQLIVYLGSQPDPFTCFLLVLISEEEKKEEGQLSNQIEEYLKPLVHTHIILHKTTSALTALHKGSRFWNDALTKGEVIYKSETLPSFKAHPVAYQVRQERAQFHWKLWGKQGKELLHGVGFFQESGNYRQAAFLLHKATETTLKGIIQAVLGYRIQMHNISRLLRLTLLFTDILKDVFELNTEAGVQEFTFLKSNYAQAHYSDSFAPESSVIAALLSKVRQLHEQAQAVYDAHLQRLYTGR from the coding sequence ATGCTACTTTACGTCTGGGAAGAACACGTAAGGATGATGGAAGCCATGTTCCTGCTTTGGCATGAGCACCGAAATATCATTTACAGGTATAAGCCAGTGGCCGCTGAACAGTTAGCCGAAGAACGAAGTACGTGGGACTACTTCCCAATAAACCTTGACGAAAACTGGCTGGCTAACCCATACCTGATCGTTCAAAAGTTCTTTGAGAAGTACTATCTGGCTGTTTACCGTGATTATTTGTATGAGTGGTTGCATATGGCATTGACCCGGACAGAGAACCGCGACCCCGATTTGGATGCCGAGGAAGTAATCACGGTATACGAAAACATGTTGGAACTACATGCGGCTGCTTGGATTATCTGTCAGCGCAATAGTGACCGTCCGCACCTGAAAAGAAAAAAGGCAGACACACCGGTGCCATTAGAAATTCCTGAGCCGGTCACTAGCGAACCATTGGAACACCTCAATATTGCCGAGCAAATGAGAGAGGTTTCAGAAAATAAATGCAAGCTGTTCATTCCGCTTTATTCAAAACCCAGTTCTGCCTGCGCCCTGGGACTAAAAAAAGTCAAAGAAGACATTTTAACAAAATACCCTACCGTGCAGCTGATCGTTTACCTCGGCAGCCAGCCTGATCCTTTTACCTGCTTTCTTTTGGTGCTGATCTCAGAGGAAGAAAAAAAAGAGGAGGGGCAATTGTCTAACCAGATTGAAGAGTATTTAAAGCCATTGGTACATACTCACATCATCCTGCACAAGACTACCAGCGCCTTGACAGCGCTACATAAAGGCAGCCGCTTCTGGAACGATGCTTTGACCAAAGGAGAAGTCATTTATAAATCAGAAACTCTACCCTCCTTTAAGGCACACCCGGTAGCTTATCAGGTTCGCCAAGAACGTGCACAGTTCCACTGGAAGCTGTGGGGCAAGCAGGGCAAAGAGCTTCTACACGGTGTAGGATTCTTTCAGGAGAGCGGCAATTACCGCCAGGCCGCTTTCCTGCTGCATAAAGCCACGGAAACCACGCTGAAAGGCATCATCCAGGCCGTATTAGGCTACCGCATCCAAATGCATAACATCTCGCGTTTGCTCCGGCTAACCCTACTGTTTACAGATATCTTAAAAGATGTATTTGAGCTAAACACCGAAGCCGGCGTGCAGGAGTTTACCTTCCTTAAAAGTAATTATGCGCAGGCCCATTACAGTGATAGCTTCGCGCCTGAATCTTCAGTCATTGCAGCGCTGTTAAGCAAAGTCAGGCAGCTCCACGAGCAGGCTCAAGCCGTTTATGATGCACATTTGCAGCGGCTTTATACCGGGAGGTGA
- a CDS encoding SGNH/GDSL hydrolase family protein, protein MKATVTMLPIFAIVKSTNKLVFFGAVISLILSFESAVKAQPLHEMVFTDAHDLTIIGKAEESEMFYHRLDTSLHKDLPSVIKTLATRSAGLAVSFTTNSSTISAKWCTSKQVTDDNMTGIAYEGMDLYIKRAGRWQFAGVARPQSHDCSEAMIVENMKAGKKECLLFLPTYDETLSLSIGVDIGASLYPEKYPFKKSVVIYGSSIVQGASASRPGLAYPARLSRETGYNFINLGFSGNAKMEKSVVDMIAAMPMDAIILDCVPNPSPEEVLKRTHYLITTIRKFHPGIPIIGIQSVAREKGNFDTVVAARVARKNEYFKQEVRKIQKTDKDLYFISADGLLGDDQEGTTDGIHPNDLGFDRMLQKICPPILMILKRNKSYGFSN, encoded by the coding sequence TTGAAAGCAACCGTGACGATGTTACCTATATTTGCAATAGTCAAATCAACAAACAAATTGGTGTTTTTTGGTGCTGTTATTTCACTGATATTAAGTTTTGAAAGTGCGGTCAAAGCGCAGCCCCTGCATGAAATGGTTTTTACCGATGCCCATGATCTTACCATAATCGGTAAAGCTGAAGAAAGTGAAATGTTTTATCACAGGTTGGATACATCTTTACATAAAGACCTACCAAGTGTCATCAAAACCTTAGCTACCCGCTCGGCCGGTCTTGCAGTGAGTTTCACTACTAACAGTTCAACAATTTCGGCTAAATGGTGCACGAGTAAGCAGGTTACGGATGATAACATGACCGGCATTGCGTATGAAGGAATGGATCTGTATATCAAACGTGCGGGGCGCTGGCAATTTGCAGGAGTTGCCAGGCCTCAATCTCACGATTGTTCAGAGGCCATGATTGTTGAAAATATGAAAGCTGGAAAAAAAGAATGCTTGCTTTTTCTTCCAACTTATGACGAGACACTTTCGCTAAGTATCGGCGTTGATATAGGTGCCAGCCTTTACCCTGAAAAATATCCTTTTAAAAAAAGCGTAGTGATTTATGGTTCAAGTATCGTTCAAGGGGCATCTGCAAGCCGTCCCGGGTTGGCCTACCCAGCCAGGCTTTCGCGGGAAACAGGATATAATTTTATCAATCTCGGCTTTAGCGGCAATGCAAAGATGGAAAAATCAGTTGTTGATATGATCGCTGCTATGCCTATGGATGCAATTATACTTGATTGCGTGCCTAATCCGTCGCCAGAGGAAGTACTTAAGAGAACCCATTACCTGATCACAACAATTCGTAAGTTCCATCCGGGCATTCCTATAATAGGGATACAAAGCGTAGCCCGGGAGAAAGGAAACTTTGATACCGTAGTTGCAGCGAGAGTAGCCCGTAAAAATGAATATTTTAAACAAGAGGTCAGAAAAATACAAAAAACAGATAAAGATCTATATTTTATTAGTGCAGACGGTCTCTTAGGAGATGACCAAGAGGGAACAACGGATGGCATTCATCCGAATGACCTTGGCTTTGACAGGATGTTGCAAAAGATTTGCCCCCCAATATTGATGATACTTAAGCGCAATAAGAGCTATGGTTTTTCAAACTAG
- a CDS encoding sugar-binding domain-containing protein has protein sequence MSLNRISNQNINVMFDRLRSLFATIIFITLSTAFQLHAQQPDHVTAPSAVNSVFLGSKAGPSNGYEWQMIKASEANAEGKQISTPNYNATKWQRAIVPGTVLNSLVANKTYPEPYYSDNNRKSKKLIPDIADAGREFYHYWFRRAFTFPAALKGKRTWLKFHGINYRCEIWLNGHKLGSMEGMFNAQSFDITNVVNKQTLNVLAVDMLPVDHPGTYERRNNDRVGAVGENHNGGDGEIGKDVTMLMSVGWDFTVPDGIRDRNTGIWRNVELYSTGNVVMDAPFVMTKMNLPDTSRSYETVSVELENVTATPQTGSLAGRINEAGISFNKKISLLAREKRTVNFTPQEFKQLLIKQPKLWWPVNKGKPYLYTLSLQFRSDDGTVSHNTDIRFGIRQITSDQNTPDSSRRFMVNGVPVFIRGTNWVPEAMLRNSTERTYAELRYTRQAGVNLLRLWGGGIAESDYFYQLCDEFGLMVWNEFWLTGDTRFPVDTTMYLRNVENTVKRIRKHPSVAYYVAANEAKEVPGTAKLIYKLDPTIGYQIQSECCGIHDGSPYKYENPMQYFENTASRRGSRVDGFNPEYGAPCIPIAESIKKMMPADKAWPINDAVWNYLDGNGFHQVTTKYREAVDAFGPSNSIEEFAQKGQFVGALNFRAIWEVWNYNKFNFGDRWASGFLFWYHNSPAPQTASRMYDWYLEPTAALYYSQNGLAPLHPQFDYLKNTVSVYNDFRQAYKAYQLEADVYSLESKLIWSKKALINIPADGVVKDALKIQFPTNAGQVHFIKLRLKNNVGKLVSDALYWRSKDEYKGAWTMTGPAVSGFEDINKLPRVKLEASARKQNLNGKSQLIVNLHNPSAGLSFFTQLKLQDGKGKNLGATFYSDNFFSLMPGETKTVTIEMPPSAGASTVLMLNAFNSSSVKVPIR, from the coding sequence ATGAGCTTAAATAGAATATCCAACCAAAATATAAATGTGATGTTTGACAGACTACGTTCACTTTTTGCAACAATCATTTTTATTACGTTATCAACGGCGTTTCAGCTACATGCTCAGCAACCGGATCATGTTACTGCGCCTTCGGCAGTAAACTCAGTCTTTTTAGGATCAAAAGCTGGTCCTTCGAACGGGTATGAATGGCAGATGATAAAGGCTAGTGAAGCCAATGCCGAAGGCAAGCAGATATCGACGCCTAATTACAATGCCACTAAATGGCAGCGGGCCATAGTTCCGGGAACTGTGTTAAACAGTTTAGTAGCTAATAAAACATATCCGGAACCTTATTACAGTGATAATAATCGTAAATCAAAAAAGCTTATACCTGATATTGCCGATGCCGGGCGTGAGTTTTATCACTATTGGTTTCGCAGAGCATTTACTTTTCCTGCAGCGCTTAAAGGCAAGCGTACATGGCTTAAGTTTCATGGCATCAATTACCGGTGCGAGATATGGCTGAACGGCCATAAACTGGGCAGTATGGAAGGAATGTTCAATGCGCAGAGTTTTGATATTACCAATGTAGTAAACAAACAGACACTTAACGTATTGGCTGTAGATATGCTTCCGGTTGACCATCCCGGCACGTACGAACGTCGTAATAATGATCGCGTAGGGGCGGTGGGAGAGAACCACAATGGCGGCGACGGCGAAATAGGAAAAGATGTTACCATGCTGATGAGTGTAGGGTGGGATTTTACAGTGCCCGATGGCATACGCGATCGCAATACCGGTATATGGCGGAATGTTGAGCTTTACAGCACCGGTAATGTGGTTATGGATGCTCCATTCGTGATGACTAAAATGAATCTGCCTGATACCTCTCGTTCTTACGAAACGGTGTCGGTTGAATTAGAAAATGTTACTGCAACGCCTCAAACCGGCTCACTTGCCGGCCGAATTAACGAAGCTGGAATTTCATTCAATAAAAAAATCAGTTTGCTTGCCAGGGAAAAAAGAACGGTCAACTTTACACCGCAAGAATTTAAGCAGCTGCTTATAAAGCAACCTAAATTATGGTGGCCTGTCAATAAGGGGAAACCTTATTTATATACACTGTCTTTACAATTCCGTAGCGACGACGGAACAGTAAGCCACAACACTGATATACGCTTTGGCATAAGGCAGATTACTTCGGATCAAAACACCCCTGATAGCTCCAGGCGGTTTATGGTTAACGGTGTTCCGGTATTTATTAGAGGCACCAATTGGGTGCCCGAGGCCATGTTGCGTAACAGCACCGAACGCACGTATGCCGAGCTAAGATACACCCGCCAGGCAGGGGTTAATTTATTAAGGCTTTGGGGAGGCGGGATAGCTGAATCAGATTACTTTTATCAATTGTGCGATGAATTTGGACTAATGGTTTGGAATGAGTTTTGGCTTACCGGAGACACACGTTTTCCGGTAGACACAACCATGTACCTTCGTAATGTAGAGAACACGGTAAAGCGCATACGCAAACACCCATCAGTAGCTTACTACGTAGCGGCTAATGAAGCTAAAGAAGTTCCCGGTACCGCTAAGCTTATTTACAAACTCGATCCAACTATCGGTTATCAAATACAATCAGAATGTTGCGGTATACATGATGGCAGTCCGTACAAGTATGAAAATCCTATGCAATATTTTGAGAACACCGCATCACGCCGAGGAAGTCGGGTAGATGGGTTTAACCCTGAGTATGGAGCACCGTGTATCCCAATAGCTGAATCTATAAAAAAAATGATGCCGGCCGACAAAGCTTGGCCAATTAACGATGCCGTTTGGAATTATTTAGATGGTAATGGTTTTCATCAGGTAACTACTAAATATCGTGAAGCTGTAGACGCTTTTGGTCCATCTAACAGTATTGAAGAGTTTGCACAAAAAGGACAATTTGTAGGAGCTCTAAATTTTAGAGCGATTTGGGAAGTTTGGAATTACAACAAGTTCAACTTTGGCGATCGCTGGGCATCAGGCTTTTTATTTTGGTACCACAACAGCCCGGCACCACAAACGGCGTCACGAATGTATGACTGGTATTTAGAACCTACTGCAGCGCTGTATTATTCGCAGAACGGGTTGGCGCCCTTGCATCCGCAGTTTGATTATCTTAAAAATACTGTTTCGGTTTATAACGACTTTCGTCAAGCTTATAAAGCTTATCAATTAGAAGCTGATGTATACTCATTAGAAAGCAAACTTATCTGGTCTAAAAAGGCACTAATCAATATCCCGGCTGATGGCGTAGTTAAAGATGCGCTTAAAATTCAGTTTCCCACCAATGCAGGCCAGGTTCATTTCATTAAACTTAGGTTGAAGAATAATGTCGGGAAATTAGTTTCTGATGCTTTGTATTGGCGTTCGAAAGATGAATATAAGGGTGCGTGGACGATGACCGGACCGGCGGTGTCAGGCTTCGAGGATATTAATAAGCTGCCACGCGTCAAGTTAGAAGCTTCAGCACGAAAACAGAACCTTAATGGTAAAAGTCAATTGATCGTTAACCTGCACAATCCATCCGCAGGGTTGTCTTTTTTTACGCAACTTAAATTGCAGGATGGCAAGGGCAAAAATCTCGGGGCAACTTTTTATTCAGATAATTTCTTTAGTTTAATGCCAGGAGAAACCAAAACAGTAACCATCGAAATGCCGCCAAGCGCCGGAGCTTCAACAGTGTTAATGCTCAATGCCTTCAATTCGAGTTCCGTTAAAGTACCTATCAGGTAA
- a CDS encoding MFS transporter, with amino-acid sequence MNKDSDLRQLMSMPLIVAALGYFVDIYDLLLFSIVRIPSLKALHVPDDRLLPDGIYLINVQMVGLLIGGILWGIIGDKKGRLSVLFGSILLYSLSNIANGFITNLSQYVVLRFVAGIGLAGELGAGITLVAEILPKHLRGYGTSIVASIGLMGAVLAYLVANLFDWKIAYIIGGGLGILLLLLRFNVFESVMFKNAKEQSVSRGNFLSLFSSRYKCLKYVRCILIGLPIWFVIGILITFSPEFGKSLGLSVPIEAGKAVMFNYIGLSLGDLSSGILSQRLQSRKSVVLVFIALTTVLGIVYLYFMPNSVWFFYTVCLLLGFAIGYWALFVTIAAEQFGTNLRATVATTVPNFVRGSINIMTPIFLLFKTDFGTMGSAAMVGFVAVLLSLLGLWRMEETYHKDLNYNE; translated from the coding sequence ATGAACAAAGATAGCGATCTGCGCCAGCTTATGTCTATGCCGCTGATTGTAGCAGCGCTGGGTTATTTTGTAGACATTTATGACTTGTTACTTTTCAGTATTGTTCGTATTCCAAGTTTGAAAGCATTGCACGTACCTGATGACCGTTTGCTGCCTGACGGCATATATCTCATCAATGTACAAATGGTCGGTTTACTAATAGGCGGGATTTTGTGGGGGATTATAGGCGATAAAAAAGGACGTCTATCTGTGCTTTTTGGTTCTATTCTGTTGTATTCTCTGTCTAACATAGCCAATGGGTTTATTACTAATCTGAGCCAGTATGTTGTGCTACGCTTTGTAGCCGGCATTGGCCTGGCAGGCGAACTTGGTGCTGGTATTACGCTGGTTGCTGAGATACTACCTAAACATTTAAGAGGGTATGGTACCTCTATAGTGGCCTCTATAGGGCTTATGGGTGCGGTTCTTGCTTATCTTGTAGCAAATTTATTCGACTGGAAGATTGCGTATATAATAGGTGGTGGATTAGGTATTCTGTTGCTGCTACTCCGATTCAATGTATTTGAGTCTGTAATGTTTAAAAACGCCAAGGAGCAGTCAGTCTCACGAGGAAACTTTTTATCCTTGTTTAGTTCAAGGTACAAATGCTTAAAGTATGTACGCTGTATTTTAATCGGACTGCCTATATGGTTCGTTATAGGAATACTGATCACCTTTTCGCCCGAATTTGGTAAAAGCTTAGGGTTAAGTGTTCCTATAGAAGCGGGCAAAGCAGTAATGTTCAATTACATTGGCCTGTCACTGGGTGATCTGAGCAGTGGCATCCTGAGCCAGCGGTTGCAAAGTCGTAAATCAGTAGTCCTGGTATTTATTGCTCTTACTACGGTGCTTGGCATCGTATACCTTTATTTTATGCCAAATTCGGTTTGGTTCTTTTACACCGTTTGCCTTTTGCTTGGTTTTGCAATTGGCTACTGGGCCTTATTTGTCACCATAGCAGCAGAGCAGTTCGGAACCAATTTGCGGGCAACCGTGGCTACCACCGTACCAAACTTTGTTAGGGGTAGCATCAATATTATGACACCGATATTTTTACTGTTCAAAACAGATTTTGGAACTATGGGAAGCGCGGCCATGGTAGGCTTTGTGGCTGTATTGCTTTCTCTTTTAGGGCTGTGGCGCATGGAAGAGACTTATCATAAAGACCTCAATTATAACGAATAA
- a CDS encoding SGNH/GDSL hydrolase family protein, with the protein MTLNRRQLIKGVSVSAAMLALSPFASASTRPTALKAPEQGSIDIINAGIGGNNTTEMLARLEKDCLTHRPKLTVLMAGTNDMNSVKHVPLVQFEENVNQLARLIMKSGSKLIIMTILPLYEPYLLTRHPASFYEPEGVSVRRQQVNSVIKKVAKAHQAHLLDVGSRFEAIGKIGLDKDSLIQNEANANKTDGIHPTANGYRFIGLSVYDYITAHRLPTEKIVCFGDSITKGDGSNNNNSYPGFLYKLLTVNSDEQR; encoded by the coding sequence ATGACCCTTAACAGAAGACAATTAATCAAAGGTGTCAGCGTATCAGCGGCTATGCTTGCGCTTTCGCCATTTGCATCTGCGAGTACCAGGCCAACCGCTTTAAAGGCTCCCGAACAGGGTAGTATAGACATTATAAATGCGGGTATAGGCGGTAATAACACGACAGAAATGCTCGCCCGCCTCGAGAAGGATTGCCTTACGCATAGGCCTAAGCTTACCGTTTTAATGGCTGGCACCAATGATATGAATAGTGTAAAACACGTTCCGCTGGTGCAGTTTGAGGAAAACGTGAATCAACTTGCACGGCTTATAATGAAAAGCGGCAGTAAGCTAATAATCATGACCATTTTGCCTTTGTACGAGCCTTATCTTTTAACCAGGCATCCTGCGTCGTTTTATGAGCCAGAGGGAGTGTCTGTACGTCGGCAGCAGGTGAACAGCGTAATCAAAAAGGTAGCTAAAGCACACCAAGCTCATCTGCTGGATGTAGGCAGCAGGTTTGAGGCCATTGGCAAAATTGGCTTAGATAAAGATTCATTGATACAAAATGAAGCCAATGCTAACAAGACCGACGGTATTCATCCTACTGCCAACGGCTACCGGTTCATTGGTTTGTCGGTATACGATTACATAACTGCCCACAGGTTGCCCACAGAAAAAATTGTTTGTTTTGGTGATAGCATTACTAAGGGCGATGGCTCCAACAACAATAATAGTTACCCTGGTTTTTTATATAAACTATTGACTGTAAATTCTGATGAACAAAGATAG
- a CDS encoding FAD-dependent oxidoreductase: MNRNRIITLVLSLIMNWAYARPPAQPVVDVCVYGGTSAGVIAAYTAAKLGKSVILVEPGDRLGGLSSGGLGFTDIGNKYVVTGLARDFYRQVGQHYGKLEQWTFEPKVAEAVFLKYAKTKGITVCLNWRLNSVTKAGTVIKSIQLEQSQQPDAQKRLVVARQFIDCSYEGDLMAKAGVSYTTGREDNSLYNETVSGVQLKNEHQFPDHIDPYKIPGDAKSGLLWGISNAKLEPNGTGDKKIQAYNFRICLSDDPANRIPITMPEGYDPSKYELLLRYLTAKPSKDLWAFLKMSLMPNHKTDINNNGPFSTDMIGMNYEYPEADYKTRDAITKAHEDYTKGLLYFAGHDAHMPEHLRAQMLQWGYPKDEYLKSGHFTKQLYVREARRMVGAYVMTQANCERNVIVPDGIGMGAYNMDSHNAQRLVVNGMVKNEGDVQLRGISPYPIAYRSITPKQSQCINLTVPVCLSASHMAYGSIRMEPVFMVLGQSSAVAACQAINNHCAIQQIDVTKLQAELKTNPLADHSLAEVLIDNDDTNNVSVVGNWSKEKIGGYGPSFLKINPSSAQSTVRFKAAVERSGQYQVYAYFPKVPDACDVTAIKIFNGEKLVVKKIKKDEIQVVGQASGEWVALGAAALQTKKNSYVEISAEGASGVVVADAVLFIPQKEKK; the protein is encoded by the coding sequence ATGAACAGAAATCGCATTATAACATTAGTGCTTAGTCTCATTATGAACTGGGCGTATGCCCGGCCACCGGCGCAACCAGTGGTCGACGTCTGTGTGTATGGTGGAACGTCAGCCGGTGTAATTGCTGCATATACAGCAGCTAAACTGGGCAAAAGTGTAATCCTGGTGGAGCCCGGCGACCGGCTGGGCGGCCTGTCAAGTGGAGGGCTTGGCTTTACTGATATTGGAAACAAATATGTAGTTACCGGACTGGCCCGTGATTTTTATAGGCAGGTAGGCCAGCATTATGGCAAACTTGAACAATGGACCTTTGAGCCAAAAGTGGCCGAGGCGGTGTTTTTAAAGTACGCAAAAACAAAAGGTATTACCGTATGCCTAAATTGGCGACTTAATTCGGTTACAAAGGCCGGCACCGTCATTAAAAGTATTCAGTTAGAGCAAAGCCAGCAACCGGATGCTCAAAAGCGGTTGGTTGTTGCCAGGCAATTTATTGATTGCTCTTACGAAGGCGATTTGATGGCAAAGGCTGGTGTGAGCTACACGACGGGTCGTGAAGATAACTCACTTTACAACGAAACCGTGAGTGGTGTACAGTTAAAGAACGAACATCAGTTTCCTGATCACATTGATCCTTATAAAATTCCGGGTGATGCTAAAAGTGGCTTGCTTTGGGGTATCAGCAACGCTAAACTGGAGCCTAACGGTACTGGCGATAAAAAAATTCAGGCTTATAATTTCCGTATTTGCCTGAGTGATGACCCGGCTAACCGTATCCCGATTACTATGCCCGAAGGTTATGATCCCAGCAAGTATGAATTGTTGCTAAGATATCTTACTGCCAAGCCAAGTAAAGATCTGTGGGCCTTTTTAAAAATGAGTCTTATGCCTAATCATAAAACTGATATCAATAATAACGGCCCTTTTTCTACCGATATGATTGGGATGAATTACGAATACCCAGAGGCTGATTACAAGACCCGTGATGCTATTACTAAAGCACACGAAGATTATACCAAAGGCCTGCTTTACTTTGCAGGGCACGATGCGCATATGCCCGAACATTTGCGAGCCCAGATGCTGCAATGGGGCTACCCTAAAGACGAGTATTTAAAAAGCGGGCACTTCACCAAACAACTGTACGTGCGCGAAGCACGTCGCATGGTTGGGGCATATGTAATGACCCAAGCCAATTGCGAACGCAATGTGATTGTGCCAGACGGCATTGGTATGGGGGCATACAACATGGACTCGCATAATGCACAAAGGTTAGTTGTAAATGGTATGGTGAAGAACGAGGGCGACGTACAATTGCGGGGAATTAGCCCTTATCCAATAGCTTACCGCTCAATTACTCCAAAGCAAAGTCAATGTATTAATCTGACCGTTCCTGTTTGTCTATCAGCCAGTCATATGGCCTATGGCTCCATACGTATGGAACCAGTGTTTATGGTGTTAGGGCAATCATCGGCCGTAGCCGCTTGTCAGGCGATTAATAATCATTGTGCCATACAACAGATTGATGTAACAAAACTGCAGGCGGAGCTAAAGACTAATCCATTGGCCGACCATAGTTTAGCAGAGGTGTTAATTGATAACGATGATACAAATAACGTTTCTGTAGTGGGAAACTGGAGTAAAGAAAAAATTGGAGGGTATGGCCCTTCATTTCTGAAAATAAATCCATCATCAGCGCAATCAACCGTAAGATTTAAAGCCGCTGTTGAAAGATCGGGCCAGTATCAGGTTTATGCTTACTTTCCTAAAGTGCCGGATGCTTGCGATGTAACCGCTATAAAAATATTTAATGGCGAAAAGCTTGTTGTCAAAAAGATTAAAAAGGATGAAATTCAGGTTGTTGGGCAGGCATCTGGTGAATGGGTTGCGTTAGGGGCTGCTGCCCTTCAAACTAAAAAAAACAGCTATGTCGAAATCTCAGCTGAAGGTGCATCCGGCGTTGTGGTAGCTGACGCAGTATTATTTATTCCACAAAAAGAAAAAAAATAG